Proteins encoded in a region of the Streptomyces sp. NBC_01298 genome:
- a CDS encoding GNAT family N-acetyltransferase, producing MCSASRECSCSMTGGPPPGTRRSPTIVRPGTMPGAGPGRARYGDRTRRTRGRWARGADWAGWMVVLDPAAPEVVAGTVTLWSHESDDGPTSEIGWMVLPEHQGRGLAKLAVRTLLEQARDEGRWGLVHAFPATGNGASNGICRSLGFRFVAGREVTFADRVLSTNHWAIDPSTALI from the coding sequence ATGTGCTCCGCGTCGCGCGAGTGCAGTTGTTCCATGACAGGTGGTCCTCCCCCTGGGACTCGCCGGAGCCCGACAATAGTGCGACCGGGCACGATGCCGGGGGCCGGGCCGGGCCGGGCCCGATACGGAGACCGCACCAGACGTACGCGTGGGAGGTGGGCCCGAGGGGCTGACTGGGCCGGGTGGATGGTCGTCCTCGATCCGGCCGCGCCTGAAGTGGTCGCGGGAACCGTCACCTTGTGGTCCCACGAGAGCGACGACGGGCCCACGTCGGAGATCGGATGGATGGTCCTGCCGGAACACCAGGGACGGGGACTGGCCAAACTGGCCGTCCGTACCCTGCTCGAACAGGCCCGGGACGAGGGCCGTTGGGGACTCGTGCACGCGTTTCCCGCGACGGGAAACGGCGCTTCCAACGGCATCTGCCGTTCCCTCGGCTTCCGGTTCGTCGCCGGACGCGAGGTGACGTTCGCGGACCGGGTGCTGTCGACCAACCACTGGGCCATCGACCCGAGTACCGCCCTCATATAA
- a CDS encoding response regulator transcription factor, giving the protein MSAAPIKVMIADDQMMVRQGFTVLLDAQPDIQVVGQAVDGAEAVAKVAELAPDVVLMDIRMPGMGGIEATSLITGTPGSTVKVLVLTTFDLDEYVYEALRAGASGFLLKDASADQLAEAVRVIAAGEALLAPNITRRLITEFSRLGAPRAPSKARLDELTERETEVLSLVAQGMSNAEIAGHLILAEQTVKTHVGRILVKLGLRDRTQAAVFAYETGLIRPTGY; this is encoded by the coding sequence ATGAGCGCTGCCCCGATCAAGGTGATGATCGCCGACGACCAGATGATGGTCCGCCAGGGCTTCACCGTGCTCCTCGACGCCCAGCCCGACATCCAGGTCGTCGGTCAGGCCGTCGACGGCGCCGAGGCCGTGGCCAAGGTCGCCGAGCTGGCCCCCGACGTGGTCCTGATGGACATCCGGATGCCCGGGATGGGCGGCATCGAGGCCACCTCCCTGATCACCGGCACGCCGGGCTCCACGGTGAAGGTGCTGGTGCTGACCACCTTCGACCTCGACGAGTACGTGTACGAGGCGCTGCGCGCCGGCGCCTCGGGCTTCCTCCTCAAGGACGCCTCGGCCGATCAGCTGGCCGAGGCGGTCCGCGTGATCGCCGCCGGGGAGGCGCTCCTCGCGCCGAACATCACGAGGCGGCTGATCACCGAGTTCTCCCGGCTGGGGGCTCCGCGGGCACCCTCGAAGGCGCGCCTGGACGAGCTGACGGAGCGTGAGACGGAGGTCCTGTCACTGGTCGCCCAGGGCATGTCGAACGCGGAGATCGCCGGGCACCTGATCCTGGCCGAGCAGACGGTCAAGACGCACGTGGGCCGGATCCTGGTGAAGCTGGGCCTGCGGGACCGCACACAGGCGGCGGTGTTCGCGTACGAGACGGGCCTGATCCGTCCGACGGGCTACTAA
- a CDS encoding type 1 glutamine amidotransferase family protein has protein sequence MSETQTKTQAETGAGTGTGTGTGTQAGIGTESPTTPATPSSPSPAPPTVHVAVYDTYADWETGHTTAHLAQHGYEVRTVGVAAGRPVTTMGGLRIQPDLALSDLRPEESALLILTGAGLWDAGDELAPFAAKAEEFLAAGVPVAAICGATAGLARAGVLDGRTHTSAAPFYLGGQPGYGGAERYVEADAVTDGDLITAGPTEPVAFAREVFARLGVYEPHVLDAWYRLFHDSDASAYPVLMAAEAEAAEAESAEAETSDA, from the coding sequence ATGAGCGAGACCCAGACGAAGACGCAGGCGGAGACGGGCGCGGGGACGGGCACGGGCACGGGCACGGGGACGCAGGCGGGAATCGGGACCGAGTCCCCCACCACGCCCGCAACGCCCTCTTCGCCCTCCCCCGCTCCCCCCACGGTCCACGTGGCGGTGTACGACACGTACGCCGACTGGGAAACGGGCCACACCACCGCGCACCTGGCCCAGCACGGCTACGAGGTCCGCACGGTCGGCGTCGCCGCCGGACGGCCCGTCACCACGATGGGCGGCCTCCGCATCCAGCCCGACCTGGCCCTGTCGGACCTGCGCCCCGAGGAGTCCGCGCTCCTCATCCTGACCGGCGCCGGGCTGTGGGACGCGGGCGACGAGCTGGCTCCCTTCGCGGCGAAGGCCGAGGAGTTCCTCGCGGCGGGCGTCCCGGTCGCCGCGATCTGCGGAGCCACGGCCGGCCTGGCCCGCGCCGGAGTCCTGGACGGACGTACGCACACCAGCGCGGCCCCCTTCTACCTCGGCGGCCAGCCGGGCTACGGCGGCGCCGAGCGCTACGTCGAGGCCGACGCCGTCACCGACGGCGACCTGATCACGGCGGGCCCCACGGAACCGGTGGCGTTCGCCCGCGAGGTCTTCGCCCGCCTCGGGGTGTACGAGCCGCACGTGCTCGACGCCTGGTACCGCCTGTTCCACGACTCCGACGCGAGCGCCTACCCGGTCCTGATGGCGGCGGAAGCCGAAGCGGCGGAAGCGGAGTCGGCGGAAGCGGAGACGAGCGATGCGTAA
- a CDS encoding serine/threonine-protein kinase — protein MEQLHSRDAEHIGPYRLLARLGTGGMGQVYLGRAEDHGQGTGTGTGTGTGTGTGTAAPTRTGNRTRTAAVKLIHPHLAAHPDFRTRFRREADAARLVGGDWTVAVLDADPDAEIPWLATAYIAGPSLRQAVARDFGPLPTGSVRVLGEGLSYALQDIHRAGLVHRDLKPGNILLTADGPRVIDFGIARALGATADPSLTQTGELLGSPGFLAPEQINGTPVTAACDVFGLGTVLAYAATGRLPFGDPDQPGGIAALLMRVTEAEPDLAGVPAELRDLVRDCLHKDPAARPHPAELLERLAPDGRQDPSESWLPAPLVARLGQHAIALLDRVDAGPYRAEPVTVPAQRTGAEPEPARPGPAALAPAPMTMPAPAPTLAPAPGADSGHAHDYGYRPYPDPGPTAGARSRPAAASTALLVAIAAVVAVAAGGTVYTVMSSPGVGSPGGVSTATPSGSSGSSGPQGTGDTTGPNTGTGTGTGTTPTPSVTPATLPEAYAGSWRAVNGEQSWQLTLSPGTTGARVMSLTLQSPGLSCAWTAPLRSAATGSVELDPSTVISGTPPSCSPGGRSTLRLLPDGNLVRELDGSTAAPLTYRRR, from the coding sequence ATGGAACAACTGCACTCGCGCGACGCGGAGCACATCGGTCCGTACCGCCTGCTCGCCCGCCTCGGAACCGGCGGAATGGGCCAGGTCTACCTCGGCCGCGCCGAGGACCACGGCCAGGGCACCGGCACCGGCACCGGCACCGGCACCGGGACGGGAACCGGGACCGCAGCCCCCACCCGTACGGGCAACCGCACCCGCACCGCCGCCGTGAAGCTGATCCACCCCCACCTCGCCGCCCACCCCGACTTCCGCACCCGCTTCCGCCGCGAGGCCGACGCCGCCCGCCTCGTCGGCGGGGACTGGACCGTCGCCGTCCTCGACGCCGACCCCGACGCGGAGATCCCCTGGCTGGCCACCGCCTACATCGCCGGGCCGAGCCTGCGTCAAGCCGTGGCCCGCGACTTCGGCCCGCTGCCGACCGGCTCCGTACGAGTCCTGGGCGAGGGGCTCTCGTACGCCCTCCAGGACATCCACCGCGCCGGCCTCGTCCACCGGGACCTGAAACCCGGGAACATCCTGCTCACCGCCGACGGCCCCCGCGTCATCGACTTCGGCATCGCCCGGGCCCTGGGGGCCACCGCCGATCCCTCCCTCACACAGACCGGCGAACTCCTCGGTTCCCCCGGCTTCCTCGCCCCCGAGCAGATCAACGGCACTCCCGTCACCGCGGCCTGCGACGTGTTCGGCCTCGGCACCGTGCTCGCCTACGCCGCCACCGGCCGGCTGCCCTTCGGGGACCCGGACCAGCCCGGAGGCATCGCCGCGCTCCTGATGCGGGTCACCGAAGCGGAACCCGACCTGGCCGGCGTACCGGCCGAACTGCGTGACCTCGTACGCGATTGCCTGCACAAGGATCCGGCCGCCCGGCCCCACCCCGCCGAGCTCCTCGAACGGCTCGCCCCGGACGGCCGGCAGGACCCTTCGGAGTCCTGGCTGCCCGCGCCGCTCGTCGCGCGGCTCGGACAGCACGCCATAGCCCTGCTGGACCGCGTGGACGCAGGCCCGTACCGCGCCGAGCCGGTGACCGTGCCCGCCCAGCGCACCGGAGCGGAACCGGAGCCGGCGCGGCCGGGCCCGGCCGCGCTCGCCCCCGCTCCGATGACCATGCCCGCCCCCGCGCCGACGCTCGCTCCCGCGCCCGGGGCGGACTCCGGCCACGCCCATGACTACGGCTACCGCCCGTACCCCGACCCGGGCCCCACCGCCGGCGCCCGTTCCCGCCCCGCGGCCGCCTCCACGGCCCTGCTCGTCGCCATCGCCGCGGTCGTCGCCGTGGCTGCGGGCGGCACGGTGTACACCGTCATGAGCAGCCCCGGTGTCGGTTCACCCGGCGGCGTCTCCACGGCCACCCCGTCCGGCTCCTCCGGCTCTTCCGGCCCGCAGGGCACCGGGGACACGACCGGTCCGAACACCGGCACCGGCACCGGCACCGGCACCACTCCGACCCCTTCCGTCACTCCGGCCACACTCCCCGAGGCCTACGCCGGCAGCTGGCGGGCCGTAAACGGCGAGCAGAGCTGGCAGCTCACCCTCAGCCCCGGCACGACCGGCGCCCGCGTGATGTCCCTGACCCTCCAGTCCCCCGGACTCAGCTGCGCCTGGACCGCACCGCTGCGCTCCGCCGCCACCGGCAGCGTGGAGCTCGACCCCTCCACGGTGATCTCCGGTACGCCGCCCTCGTGTTCGCCGGGCGGCCGGAGCACGCTGCGGCTGCTTCCCGACGGGAACCTGGTGCGGGAGCTGGACGGCAGCACGGCCGCTCCGCTCACGTACCGGCGACGCTGA
- a CDS encoding MarR family winged helix-turn-helix transcriptional regulator — protein MSRTALGVFRLNGQFLSVSEELARPAGLTAAWWQVLGAVLREPLPVAGIARAMGITRQSVQRIADLLAAKGLAEYVPNPAHRRAKLLRPTDAGRAAVARIGPGHATLATRLVEALGEDGFAETVRVLERLSAALDTLPALPPDPPAA, from the coding sequence CTGAGCCGCACCGCCCTCGGGGTGTTCCGGCTCAACGGCCAGTTTCTCTCCGTCTCGGAGGAGCTGGCCCGCCCGGCGGGACTCACCGCGGCCTGGTGGCAGGTGCTCGGCGCCGTACTGCGCGAGCCGCTGCCCGTCGCCGGCATCGCCCGGGCCATGGGCATCACCCGGCAGAGCGTGCAGCGCATCGCCGATCTGCTGGCCGCCAAGGGCCTCGCCGAGTACGTGCCGAACCCGGCGCACCGCCGGGCGAAGCTGCTGCGTCCCACGGACGCCGGCCGCGCCGCGGTCGCCAGGATCGGCCCGGGCCACGCGACTCTGGCCACCCGGCTCGTGGAGGCCCTCGGCGAGGACGGCTTCGCGGAAACGGTCCGCGTCCTGGAACGCCTGTCGGCCGCCCTGGACACCCTGCCGGCCCTGCCGCCCGACCCCCCGGCCGCCTAG
- a CDS encoding alpha/beta hydrolase: protein MSRRPTARPDGLTGGRTGGRLRRTLLAGLVAAAVVFPVSAAASPNVPAPAPAVLGEGSALPDRYAANLANLHEAARTAEGAGRGGRAARLRAMEAGGDARFLVFDGRGKGRAIEVFGDLETADRVAVLVPGSDTTLDTYQRFRAGAVSLQQRLQAKHSRSAVVAWLGYDTPGTVSPAVLTTGRADDAAAGLGSFLPRLARLAAPEAHLSLLCHSYGSVVCARTESGSEVTDMALFGSPGTGADSAARLPTRARVWAGRGGADWISGVPHVRVLGVGFGADPVDPAFGALPFAAGSGGHSDYLKPGTASLNSLAGIVLGNSADSVDSPEVSHARA from the coding sequence ATGAGCCGCCGACCCACCGCACGTCCCGACGGCCTCACCGGCGGCCGTACCGGCGGCCGCCTGCGCCGCACGCTGCTGGCCGGACTCGTCGCCGCGGCCGTGGTGTTCCCCGTCTCCGCCGCGGCTTCCCCGAACGTGCCCGCGCCGGCCCCGGCGGTCCTCGGCGAGGGCTCCGCCCTCCCCGACCGGTATGCCGCCAACCTCGCCAATCTCCACGAGGCGGCCCGTACGGCAGAGGGCGCCGGCCGCGGCGGCCGCGCGGCGAGGCTCAGAGCGATGGAGGCGGGCGGCGACGCCCGGTTCCTCGTCTTCGACGGGCGCGGCAAGGGCCGGGCGATAGAGGTGTTCGGCGATCTGGAGACCGCCGACCGGGTCGCGGTCCTGGTCCCCGGGTCGGACACGACGCTGGACACCTACCAGAGGTTCCGTGCCGGAGCCGTCTCCCTTCAGCAACGCCTCCAGGCCAAGCACTCCCGCTCCGCCGTGGTCGCCTGGCTCGGGTACGACACCCCCGGCACGGTCAGCCCGGCCGTCCTGACCACCGGCCGAGCCGACGATGCCGCCGCCGGACTTGGATCCTTCCTGCCCAGGCTGGCCCGGCTGGCCGCGCCGGAGGCCCACCTCTCGCTGCTCTGCCATTCCTACGGGTCCGTCGTCTGCGCCCGTACCGAGAGCGGGTCGGAAGTCACCGACATGGCGCTGTTCGGCAGTCCGGGCACGGGCGCCGATTCCGCCGCGCGGTTGCCGACCCGGGCCCGGGTCTGGGCCGGGCGGGGCGGCGCCGACTGGATCTCCGGCGTCCCGCACGTCCGCGTCCTCGGGGTGGGCTTCGGCGCCGATCCCGTGGACCCGGCCTTCGGAGCCCTGCCCTTCGCGGCCGGCTCCGGCGGTCACAGCGACTACCTCAAGCCGGGCACCGCGTCCCTGAACAGCCTGGCCGGGATCGTGCTCGGCAATTCCGCCGACTCCGTCGACTCCCCGGAGGTCTCCCATGCGCGTGCGTGA
- a CDS encoding acyltransferase family protein, giving the protein MRVREPLVRWSALAGRIDAGTPAHRDRSVDALRAFAILGVVLGHWLVTALTSTDGGLDTTSPLAHMSALAPVSWVFQTLAVFFLVGGHVAAQGYESARGRGVPYGQWVKQRLGRLFRPVAAVLVLWSLASGGMLLGGVAADTVGTLLKLVLSPLWFLLVFAALTAATPLVARLSPLWPLAVVAAVDGWRFGFGGPAWIGWVNVAAGWLVPYTLGAAWSRGAFARRTPAALLLGGGIAATAALILWGGYPASMVGVPGAAMSNLNPPTLAAVAFGLAQCGLALLLREPLARVMRRPRAWATVALVNLSAMTIFLWHQTAMMAVTALGLLVSTDLPGLHTVPTSAQWIAVRLLWLPVFAAALAVCWAAFHTYEQDGRRSRGRARRGSTGTPTGPSRIVASSAPTHGNASLTAQSAPTPAGDSTVTGPAAPAKETLRA; this is encoded by the coding sequence ATGCGCGTGCGTGAACCGCTCGTCCGCTGGTCCGCTCTCGCGGGCCGCATCGACGCCGGAACCCCCGCCCACCGGGACCGGTCCGTGGACGCGCTCCGGGCCTTCGCCATCCTCGGCGTGGTGCTCGGCCACTGGCTGGTCACCGCCCTCACCAGTACCGACGGCGGCCTCGACACCACCAGCCCGCTGGCCCACATGAGTGCGCTGGCGCCGGTCTCCTGGGTGTTCCAGACGCTGGCCGTCTTCTTCCTGGTCGGCGGCCACGTCGCCGCCCAGGGGTACGAGTCGGCGCGCGGCCGCGGGGTGCCGTACGGGCAGTGGGTCAAGCAGCGTCTCGGCAGGCTGTTCCGGCCGGTCGCCGCCGTGCTGGTCCTCTGGAGCCTCGCGTCCGGCGGCATGCTGCTCGGCGGGGTCGCCGCGGACACCGTGGGGACCCTGCTCAAGCTGGTCCTGTCCCCCCTGTGGTTCCTCCTCGTCTTCGCCGCGCTCACCGCCGCGACCCCGCTCGTCGCCAGGCTGAGCCCGCTGTGGCCGCTCGCCGTGGTGGCCGCGGTCGACGGCTGGCGCTTCGGCTTCGGCGGGCCCGCATGGATCGGCTGGGTCAATGTGGCCGCCGGCTGGCTGGTGCCCTACACCCTGGGCGCCGCATGGTCCCGGGGTGCCTTCGCCCGGCGCACCCCGGCCGCCCTGCTGCTGGGTGGCGGGATCGCCGCCACGGCGGCACTGATCCTCTGGGGCGGGTACCCCGCTTCGATGGTCGGGGTCCCCGGTGCCGCGATGTCGAACCTGAACCCGCCGACGCTCGCCGCCGTCGCTTTCGGCCTGGCCCAGTGCGGGCTGGCGCTGCTGCTGCGGGAGCCGCTGGCCCGGGTGATGAGGCGGCCGCGGGCCTGGGCCACGGTGGCGCTGGTGAATCTGTCCGCCATGACCATATTCCTGTGGCACCAGACCGCGATGATGGCCGTCACTGCCCTGGGACTGCTGGTCTCCACCGACCTGCCCGGCCTGCACACCGTGCCCACCTCCGCACAGTGGATAGCCGTCCGGCTGCTCTGGCTACCCGTGTTCGCGGCCGCGCTGGCGGTCTGCTGGGCCGCCTTCCACACCTACGAGCAGGACGGCCGCCGCTCCCGGGGCCGCGCCCGGCGCGGGTCCACCGGGACGCCGACCGGCCCCTCACGGATCGTCGCCTCGTCGGCCCCGACCCACGGGAACGCTTCCCTCACTGCCCAATCCGCCCCAACTCCGGCCGGGGACAGCACAGTCACCGGCCCGGCGGCTCCCGCCAAGGAGACCCTCCGTGCCTAG
- a CDS encoding sensor histidine kinase — protein sequence MPRLDDVDDQSEPSPPAQAQAQAPAPAPAQRAAAPATAPMAGGEPGGSPSRASAVVRSVTLGLLDLKADPLPRMSKPRWLAWLPHLVVLYLAVAFFAVTTEQLGNHYGVHGSVRQLLAILVGGSVVIAMRWPMAGYWLGLTAAGLIAAQIHGHVGQGQSWPWMPAGIFAFAPVLLLVALRVPPRVTVGAVTLVVAYTGLAEGFFKPEHSGTTAPGAILLFAFTGLLGYALRATRLARTQLVRQETLTEEERARRTLLEERSRIARELHDVVAHHMSVISIQAQVAPYLVENPSEELKENLAGIRANAVEALTELRRVLGVLRSEQPDEAAGLHHPQPTLAELDGLVDNVRGAGLEVTVETAGIRRPLSPGVELTAYRIVQEALSNCLRHAPGSRVEVGIAYGPRDVHLCVANTAPTRPAPPTMGAGHGLLGMRERAGMLGGELAAGPRPDGGYEVSAVLPMDPASPDGAAGPGPETKKKDS from the coding sequence GTGCCTAGGCTGGACGACGTGGACGATCAGAGCGAGCCCTCACCCCCGGCCCAGGCCCAGGCCCAGGCCCCGGCCCCGGCCCCGGCACAGCGGGCGGCCGCTCCTGCGACCGCGCCCATGGCCGGCGGGGAACCGGGGGGCTCCCCCTCCAGGGCTTCGGCCGTGGTGCGGAGCGTAACCCTGGGGCTCCTGGACCTGAAGGCCGATCCCCTGCCGAGGATGTCGAAGCCCCGGTGGCTGGCCTGGCTCCCTCACCTCGTGGTCCTCTATCTGGCGGTGGCCTTCTTCGCCGTGACCACGGAGCAGCTCGGCAACCACTACGGGGTCCACGGCTCCGTCCGGCAGTTGCTGGCGATCCTGGTCGGCGGGTCCGTCGTGATCGCGATGCGGTGGCCGATGGCCGGGTACTGGCTCGGCCTGACCGCGGCGGGACTGATCGCCGCGCAGATCCACGGCCACGTGGGCCAGGGCCAGAGCTGGCCCTGGATGCCCGCGGGGATATTCGCCTTCGCCCCGGTACTGCTGCTGGTGGCCCTGCGGGTGCCGCCCCGGGTGACCGTCGGGGCGGTGACCCTCGTCGTCGCCTACACCGGCCTGGCCGAGGGCTTCTTCAAGCCCGAGCACAGCGGTACCACCGCCCCCGGGGCCATCCTCCTGTTCGCCTTCACGGGCCTCCTCGGCTACGCCCTGCGCGCCACCCGGCTGGCCCGCACGCAGCTCGTCCGACAGGAGACCCTCACCGAGGAGGAACGGGCCCGGCGCACCCTGCTGGAGGAGCGCAGCCGGATCGCCCGTGAGCTGCACGACGTCGTCGCGCACCACATGTCGGTGATCTCCATCCAGGCGCAGGTGGCCCCTTACCTCGTGGAGAACCCCTCGGAGGAACTGAAGGAGAACCTGGCCGGGATCCGCGCGAATGCCGTGGAGGCCCTGACGGAGCTGCGCCGTGTGCTGGGGGTGCTGCGCTCCGAGCAGCCGGACGAGGCCGCCGGCCTGCACCATCCGCAGCCCACGCTCGCCGAGTTGGACGGCCTCGTGGACAACGTGCGGGGGGCCGGGCTGGAGGTCACCGTGGAGACCGCGGGCATCCGCCGGCCGCTGTCGCCCGGCGTGGAACTGACGGCGTACCGGATCGTCCAGGAGGCACTCAGCAACTGTCTGCGGCACGCGCCGGGTTCCCGGGTGGAGGTCGGCATCGCCTACGGGCCCCGCGACGTGCACCTGTGCGTCGCCAACACGGCTCCCACCCGTCCGGCACCGCCGACCATGGGAGCGGGGCACGGGCTGCTGGGCATGCGGGAGCGAGCGGGCATGCTGGGGGGTGAGCTGGCCGCCGGGCCCCGCCCCGACGGGGGGTACGAGGTGAGCGCCGTGCTCCCGATGGATCCCGCGTCCCCGGACGGCGCGGCCGGACCGGGCCCCGAGACGAAGAAGAAGGACTCATGA
- a CDS encoding nuclear transport factor 2 family protein, with product MEPLKVVAQLWERIEARDWDGVALLIAADAVIEWPVSSERIVGRDNFIAVISDDDYADERSVEVLRILADGDLVVTEVEIPQDHVVYRAVSLWTVRDGRIAGAREYWTSPGQDPAPRWRAGFVEPLPEPLAESLAAD from the coding sequence ATGGAGCCGTTGAAGGTAGTGGCACAACTGTGGGAGCGGATCGAGGCACGCGACTGGGACGGAGTGGCCCTGCTGATCGCCGCGGACGCGGTGATCGAGTGGCCCGTGAGCAGCGAACGCATCGTCGGTCGCGACAACTTCATCGCCGTCATCAGCGATGACGACTACGCGGACGAGAGATCCGTCGAGGTGCTCCGGATCCTCGCGGACGGGGATCTCGTCGTGACCGAGGTGGAAATACCTCAGGACCACGTCGTCTATCGTGCCGTCTCCCTGTGGACCGTACGGGACGGGCGGATCGCCGGCGCGCGGGAGTACTGGACCAGCCCCGGCCAGGACCCGGCCCCGCGCTGGCGTGCCGGTTTCGTCGAGCCGCTCCCGGAGCCGCTCGCCGAATCCCTGGCGGCCGACTGA